A section of the Pimelobacter simplex genome encodes:
- a CDS encoding nucleoside deaminase produces the protein MRAALAEASAALATGDVPIGAVVLDASGAVVGTGRNVRERDADPTGHAEVVALREAARAREEWRLTGCTLVVTLEPCTMCAGAAVLSRVDRVVFGAYDDKAGAVGSLWDVVRDRRLNHRPEVVAGVLEAESVALLDGFFAEHR, from the coding sequence ATGCGGGCGGCCCTGGCCGAGGCGTCGGCGGCGCTCGCGACGGGCGACGTACCGATCGGCGCGGTCGTGCTCGATGCGTCCGGTGCGGTGGTCGGGACCGGCCGCAACGTCCGCGAGCGGGACGCCGACCCGACCGGGCACGCCGAGGTGGTCGCGCTGCGCGAGGCCGCGCGCGCCCGGGAGGAGTGGCGGCTGACCGGCTGCACCCTGGTCGTGACCCTGGAGCCGTGCACGATGTGCGCCGGGGCCGCCGTGCTGTCCCGGGTCGACCGCGTCGTCTTCGGCGCGTACGACGACAAGGCCGGCGCCGTCGGCTCCCTCTGGGACGTCGTGCGGGACCGCCGGCTCAACCACCGCCCTGAGGTGGTCGCCGGGGTGCTCGAGGCAGAGTCGGTCGCGCTGCTCGACGGGTTCTTCGCCGAGCACCGATGA